GTACGGCGGCTTCCTGCTCGACGCGCGCTGACCACCACACACGAGAGGTGACCCACCCATGACCCAGCAGATCAACCCGGTGACCGACTTCGTCTCCGCCGAGGTCTACGCCCAGGTCCAGCAGTTCTACGCCCACCAGATGGGCCTGCTCGACGACCGCGAACCCGAGCGGTGGGCCGACACCTTCACCGAGGACGCGGTGTTCCAGGAGGCGAGCAAGATGGAGCCGCTGCACGGTCGGGCGGCCATCAGGGCCTCGGCCCGCGGCTCCGTGGACCGGCTCGTCGCCAACGGCGTCCGCATGCGGCACTGGCTGGGCATGATCCAGGTCCACCCGCAGGCCGACGGCTCGCTGCGCACCCGCTGCTACGCGCTGGCCATGCGCACGCCCCAGGGCGGCGACCTCCAGGTGTTCGTGAGCGTGGTGTGCAAGGACCACCTCGTGCCCGTCGACGGCGGCTGGCTAGTCCGCGACCGCGACCTGGTCCACGACGGCGCCGGGAACCCCACCCGGTCCGCACAGGCCTGAGGAGACCGGCGTGAAGTTCGGCATCGTGTTCTTCCCGACCGTCGGGCCGCGGGACAAACCGGCCCCACAGTACTTCGACGAGGCCCTGCGGCTGGTCGACCTGGCCGAGGAGCTGGGCTTCGACCACGTGAAGATGGTGGAGCACTACTTCTTCCCCTACGGCGGGTACAGCCCCGACCCGGTCACCTTCCTGGCCGCGGCGGCGGGCCGCACCCGGCGGGTCCGGCTGGGCACCAGCGCGACCATCCCCGCGTTCGTCCACCCGGTGAAGCTGGCGGGCAAGCTCGCCATGCTCGACAACATCTCCCACGGCCGCGTCGACGCCGCGTTCGGCCGGGCCTTCCTGCCCGACGAGTTCGCCGCGTTCGGCATCCCGATGGACGAGAGCCGCGACCGGTTCACCGAGGGCGTCGAGGCGGTGAAGCTGTTGTGGACCACGCCGGACGCGGTGTGGGAGGGGCGGTTCCACCGGTTCGGCCCGGTGACGCTGCTGCCCAGACCGGTCCAGGAACCGCACCCGCCGGTCTTCGTGACCTCGGCGCGCAGTCTCGACTCGGTGGCCGCCGCGGCCGCCGCCGGGCACCACCTCCAGACCGTGCCCAACGCGATGACCGTGCCCGAGCTGCGCGAGCGCGTGGACCTGTTCCGCACCGAGTGGGCCTCGGCGGGGCACGCCGAGCCGGGGCGCATCCACCTGACCTTCCCGTGCCTGGTGGCGGCCGACGCCCAGGAGGCGGCGCGCAAGGGCGGGTTCGACGAGGAGCGCAACAACGCGGCGATCAGCCTGGCCGTGCGGTCGTGGGGCAGCACCACCAGCACCGCCTACCCCGGTTACGAGAAGCTCGCGAACATCGGCCGGGGCGTCTCGTTCGAGGACAAGCTGGCCGACGACAAGCTCCTGGTCGGCTCGCCGGACGAGGTGCGGGCGCGGTTGGAGCGGATCGCCGAGTCCTACGGCGACGACATCACGCTGAGCCTGGGCGTCCACTCCGGACACCTGTCGGTCGACGACGCGGTCACCACCTTGCGCCTGCTGGCCGACGAGGTGTTCCCCAAGCTCGCCCACGACGGGGCCTGACGAAACCCGGGCACCCGCCCGGAGTCCACGCACGACCCCGGCCGCCGGCCGGGCAGGAGGAGGAGCACGGATGTCGGAGAAGCGAGTGGCGCTGGTGACCGGGTCGTCGTCGGGGATCGGCGCGGCGGTGGCCGCCCGGCTCGCCGCGGCCGGGTTGCGGGTGGTGGTCAACTCGGCCCGGTCGGTCGAGGCGGGGCGGGAGGTGGCCGCGTCGCTGCCCGACGCGCACTACGTCCAGGCCGACATCTCGGCGCAGGACCAGGCGCGGCGGCTGGTCGCCGAGGTGGTCGAGCACTACGGCAGG
This DNA window, taken from Saccharothrix variisporea, encodes the following:
- a CDS encoding nuclear transport factor 2 family protein, whose amino-acid sequence is MTQQINPVTDFVSAEVYAQVQQFYAHQMGLLDDREPERWADTFTEDAVFQEASKMEPLHGRAAIRASARGSVDRLVANGVRMRHWLGMIQVHPQADGSLRTRCYALAMRTPQGGDLQVFVSVVCKDHLVPVDGGWLVRDRDLVHDGAGNPTRSAQA
- a CDS encoding LLM class flavin-dependent oxidoreductase, which translates into the protein MKFGIVFFPTVGPRDKPAPQYFDEALRLVDLAEELGFDHVKMVEHYFFPYGGYSPDPVTFLAAAAGRTRRVRLGTSATIPAFVHPVKLAGKLAMLDNISHGRVDAAFGRAFLPDEFAAFGIPMDESRDRFTEGVEAVKLLWTTPDAVWEGRFHRFGPVTLLPRPVQEPHPPVFVTSARSLDSVAAAAAAGHHLQTVPNAMTVPELRERVDLFRTEWASAGHAEPGRIHLTFPCLVAADAQEAARKGGFDEERNNAAISLAVRSWGSTTSTAYPGYEKLANIGRGVSFEDKLADDKLLVGSPDEVRARLERIAESYGDDITLSLGVHSGHLSVDDAVTTLRLLADEVFPKLAHDGA